One genomic segment of Gymnogyps californianus isolate 813 chromosome 8, ASM1813914v2, whole genome shotgun sequence includes these proteins:
- the EXTL2 gene encoding exostosin-like 2 isoform X2, producing the protein MRYFHFCKLPGRVMGIRLLRFTSVVIIVLLLVAGALTALLPNIKDDKMPNLRREPKTQSQSGLDSFTLIMQTYNRTDLLLKLLNHYQAIPHLHKVIVVWNNIGEKIPEEMWNSLGPHPVPVVFKVQTVNRMRNRLQNFPELETKAVLMMDDDTLVSAHDLAFAFSVWQQFPEHIVGFVPRKHISTPSGVYSYGSFELQNPGFGNGDQYSMVLIGAAFFHSGYLEDFQRQPEAVYALIDETQNCDDIAMNFLVAKHTGKPSGVFVKPVDIRNLEKDTNSGYSGMWHRAEHLLQRSYCVNKLVNIYDGMPLKYSNIMISQFGFPNYANHKNKM; encoded by the exons ATGAG GTATTTTCACTTCTGTAAGCTTCCAGGAAGAGTTATGGGAATCCGCCTACTACGCTTCACTTCTGTGGTGATCATTGTCTTACTTCTTGTGGCAGGTGCTTTAACAGCTTTGCTTCCCAATATCAAAGATGACAAAATGCCCAATTTGAGAAGGGAACCAAAAACCCAGAGTCAGTCTGGCTTGGATTCATTTACTCTTATTATGCAGACATATAATAGAACTGACTTACTGCTAAAGCTTTTAAATCATTATCAAGCCATCCCCCACCTACATAAAGTAATTGTTGTGTGGAACAACATTGGTGAGAAGATACCAGAGGAAATGTGGAATTCCCTGGGGCCTCATCCTGTCCCTGTTGTCTTTAAAGTTCAAACTGTAAATCGCATGAGGAACAGACTCCAGAATTTCCCTGAGCTGGAAACAAAAG cTGTTTTAATGATGGATGATGATACACTGGTCAGTGCTCATGACcttgcttttgccttttctgtttggCAG caatttCCAGAGCATATAGTGGGATTTGTTCCTAGAAAGCACATTTCTACTCCTTCAGGTGTATACAGTTATGGCAGCTTTGAATTGCAGAACCCTGGATTTGGAAATGGAGATCAGTATTCTATGGTTCTTATTGGTGCAGCATTTTTTCATAGTGGATATTTAGAAGACTTTCAAAGACAGCCAGAAGCTGTTTACGCCTTAATAGATGAAACTCAAAATTGTGATGATATTGCCATGAATTTTCTGGTAGCCAAGCATACTGGAAAGCCTTCAGGAGTGTTTGTGAAGCCTGTTGATAtaagaaatttagaaaaagacACTAACAGTGGTTATTCTGGAATGTGGCACCGAGCAGAGCATTTGTTACAGAGATCTTACTGTGTAAATAAACTGGTTAATATTTATGATGGCatgcctttaaaatattctaatatCATGATTTCTCAGTTTGGTTTTCCTAATTATGCCAATcacaaaaacaaaatgtaa
- the EXTL2 gene encoding exostosin-like 2 isoform X1 gives MGLVRYFHFCKLPGRVMGIRLLRFTSVVIIVLLLVAGALTALLPNIKDDKMPNLRREPKTQSQSGLDSFTLIMQTYNRTDLLLKLLNHYQAIPHLHKVIVVWNNIGEKIPEEMWNSLGPHPVPVVFKVQTVNRMRNRLQNFPELETKAVLMMDDDTLVSAHDLAFAFSVWQQFPEHIVGFVPRKHISTPSGVYSYGSFELQNPGFGNGDQYSMVLIGAAFFHSGYLEDFQRQPEAVYALIDETQNCDDIAMNFLVAKHTGKPSGVFVKPVDIRNLEKDTNSGYSGMWHRAEHLLQRSYCVNKLVNIYDGMPLKYSNIMISQFGFPNYANHKNKM, from the exons ATGGGTTTGGTGAG GTATTTTCACTTCTGTAAGCTTCCAGGAAGAGTTATGGGAATCCGCCTACTACGCTTCACTTCTGTGGTGATCATTGTCTTACTTCTTGTGGCAGGTGCTTTAACAGCTTTGCTTCCCAATATCAAAGATGACAAAATGCCCAATTTGAGAAGGGAACCAAAAACCCAGAGTCAGTCTGGCTTGGATTCATTTACTCTTATTATGCAGACATATAATAGAACTGACTTACTGCTAAAGCTTTTAAATCATTATCAAGCCATCCCCCACCTACATAAAGTAATTGTTGTGTGGAACAACATTGGTGAGAAGATACCAGAGGAAATGTGGAATTCCCTGGGGCCTCATCCTGTCCCTGTTGTCTTTAAAGTTCAAACTGTAAATCGCATGAGGAACAGACTCCAGAATTTCCCTGAGCTGGAAACAAAAG cTGTTTTAATGATGGATGATGATACACTGGTCAGTGCTCATGACcttgcttttgccttttctgtttggCAG caatttCCAGAGCATATAGTGGGATTTGTTCCTAGAAAGCACATTTCTACTCCTTCAGGTGTATACAGTTATGGCAGCTTTGAATTGCAGAACCCTGGATTTGGAAATGGAGATCAGTATTCTATGGTTCTTATTGGTGCAGCATTTTTTCATAGTGGATATTTAGAAGACTTTCAAAGACAGCCAGAAGCTGTTTACGCCTTAATAGATGAAACTCAAAATTGTGATGATATTGCCATGAATTTTCTGGTAGCCAAGCATACTGGAAAGCCTTCAGGAGTGTTTGTGAAGCCTGTTGATAtaagaaatttagaaaaagacACTAACAGTGGTTATTCTGGAATGTGGCACCGAGCAGAGCATTTGTTACAGAGATCTTACTGTGTAAATAAACTGGTTAATATTTATGATGGCatgcctttaaaatattctaatatCATGATTTCTCAGTTTGGTTTTCCTAATTATGCCAATcacaaaaacaaaatgtaa
- the EXTL2 gene encoding exostosin-like 2 isoform X3, translating to MGLVRYFHFCKLPGRVMGIRLLRFTSVVIIVLLLVAGALTALLPNIKDDKMPNLRREPKTQSQSGLDSFTLIMQTYNRTDLLLKLLNHYQAIPHLHKVIVVWNNIGEKIPEEMWNSLGPHPVPVVFKVQTVNRMRNRLQNFPELETKALYRRSTTISPVCFKWKKNPYVALQT from the exons ATGGGTTTGGTGAG GTATTTTCACTTCTGTAAGCTTCCAGGAAGAGTTATGGGAATCCGCCTACTACGCTTCACTTCTGTGGTGATCATTGTCTTACTTCTTGTGGCAGGTGCTTTAACAGCTTTGCTTCCCAATATCAAAGATGACAAAATGCCCAATTTGAGAAGGGAACCAAAAACCCAGAGTCAGTCTGGCTTGGATTCATTTACTCTTATTATGCAGACATATAATAGAACTGACTTACTGCTAAAGCTTTTAAATCATTATCAAGCCATCCCCCACCTACATAAAGTAATTGTTGTGTGGAACAACATTGGTGAGAAGATACCAGAGGAAATGTGGAATTCCCTGGGGCCTCATCCTGTCCCTGTTGTCTTTAAAGTTCAAACTGTAAATCGCATGAGGAACAGACTCCAGAATTTCCCTGAGCTGGAAACAAAAG CTCTTTACAGGAGAAGCACAACAATAAGTCCTGTTTgtttcaagtggaaaaaaaacccatatgtTGCATTACAGACCTGA